The segment AACTGGCCGAGCAGGAAGCCCGGGCCGCCGACCCCGCCACAATTTCGGCCGCGGTACCCGAGCTGTACTCGCCCAGCTCCATTGCCATTTTCTCGATGCTCCCCATGTCGATGCTCGGGGGCGGTGTGCTGCTGGGCATGAACCTGTTTCGGCTGGGCCGCAAGCGGGCCTTGCTGGGCCTGCTGCTCTTTATTGTGCTGTACCTGATTGTGGCCGGGCAGGCGCTGCAATGGGCCGTGTTTCAGCAGGGGCTGCACCCGTTTGTGGGTACGCTGCTGTTCAACGTGCCGGCTATTCTGGTGTATCTGCTCTGGTTTTGGCCCCGCTACGTGCAAACTGAGCAGTACCGCAGCCGGGGCATCATCATCCCGATTCTGGTCAGCTTTGCCCTGGTCTGGGGGCTGCAGCAGGCCTTGCCCTACCTGATGAAGCAGCAGCCCAAAAAAGTGCAGGCCGAAGTGGAGCAGCTCCTGAAACGCTAGCTGCCCGTGGCCCTGACCTTGCTGCCGCTGCCCGCCGCCGAAGTGCTGCTGGATACCGAATTTCTGCCCGCCCCACTGGCTGAGCAGCTGCTTACGGAGCTAACCACCGGCATTGCCTGGCGGCAGGAACCCATCAAGCTTTTTGGCAAGCAAGTGTTGCAGCCCCGCCTCACGGCCTGGTACGGCGCCGCCGGCGCCCAGTATTCCTACTCGGGCCTGACCTGGCAGCCCCTGCCCTGGACGCCGGCGCTGCAACGGCTGCGCGGGCAGGTGGAAGCCGCCTGCCACACTAGCTTTAATAGCGTACTGCTCAACCTCTACCGCGACGGACAGGACAGCATGGGTTGGCACGCCGACAATGAGCCCGAGCTGGGCGCCGCGCCGGTTATTGCCTCCGTGAGCCTAGGCGCCACCCGCCGCTTCCGCCTCCGCCCCCGCGACCCGCAGCGCCCCCCGCACGAGCCGCTTACGCTGGAGCTGGCCTCCGGCAGCCTGCTCGTCATGCGCGGGCCCACCCAGCAGCACTGGCTGCACGCCGTGCCCAAAACTGCCCGGCCCGTGGGCTCCCGGCTCAATCTTACGTTTCGCCGCATCATAACGGCATAAAAAAAGCTCTTCCCATTACGGGAAGAGCTTTTTTGTTAACTCTGGCTGGTCGACTATTTGATGTCTATCAGCAGGCCGGCGAAGAGCAGACGACCGATGTTCGGGCCGCCGTACACCTGGGTGTTGGTGGCGTTGAACAGATTGGAGCCGCCCACCTGAATCGTGGTGTAAGCCTTCGGAATAACGTAGCCCACGTAGGCGTCCACGGCGCTGTAGTCCTGCAGGGTGCCCACGGCAAACGGCATTTCGTACAAGTGGCCCTGGGCCCAACGGTAGTTTACCGAGTAGTTGAAGTGCTTTGCCACCAGGCCGTTGGCGCCCACGTTGTACTTGTGCTTGGGCGTGTTGAAATAGGTCTGGAAGCCCTCGGGCAGCTTGTCCTTGTCAATCAGATTGAGCGAGTAGT is part of the Hymenobacter chitinivorans DSM 11115 genome and harbors:
- a CDS encoding alpha-ketoglutarate-dependent dioxygenase AlkB family protein, with amino-acid sequence MALTLLPLPAAEVLLDTEFLPAPLAEQLLTELTTGIAWRQEPIKLFGKQVLQPRLTAWYGAAGAQYSYSGLTWQPLPWTPALQRLRGQVEAACHTSFNSVLLNLYRDGQDSMGWHADNEPELGAAPVIASVSLGATRRFRLRPRDPQRPPHEPLTLELASGSLLVMRGPTQQHWLHAVPKTARPVGSRLNLTFRRIITA